One genomic region from Equus asinus isolate D_3611 breed Donkey chromosome 8, EquAss-T2T_v2, whole genome shotgun sequence encodes:
- the SDS gene encoding L-serine dehydratase/L-threonine deaminase isoform X2: protein MGHLPSLSIWTISSHPSLAYSLYPAPRSIALPAMTSTESLHVQTPVRDSPSLSKVAGTRVYLKMDSAQPSGSFKIRGIGHLCRTWAERGCKHFICCSAGNAGMAAAYAARKLGVPATIIVPSTTPAVTIERLENEGAMVKVAGEMLDDTFELAKALARNNPSWVYISPFDDPLIWEGHRSIVRELKETLSTKPGAIALSVGGGGLLCGVVQGLQEVGWGDVPVIAMETLGAHSFHAATTAGKLVSLPQITSVAKALGVKTVAAEALKLFQEHPVFSEVVSDQEAVAAVEKFLDDEKILVEAACGAALAAVYSHVVQKLQGEGKLRAPLSSLVVIVCGGSNISLAQLREQLGMKDGLPQ, encoded by the exons ATGGGCCATCTGCCCAGTCTATCCATCTGGACCATCTCCAGTCATCCCTCCTTGGCTTACTCGCTCTACCCAGCGCCCCGCTCCATCGCTTTGCCAG caATGACGTCCACAGAGTCCCTGCACGTGCAGACCCCGGTCCGGGACAGCCCGTCCCTTTCCAAAGTGGCCGGCACCAGGGTCTACCTCAAGATGGACAGCGCCCAGCCGTCCGGCTCCTTCAAGATCCGGGGCATCGGGCACCTCTGCAGGACG TGGGCTGAGCGAGGCTGTAAACATTTCATCTGCTGCTCGG CGGGCAACGCAGGCATGGCAGCTGCCTACGCCGCCAGGAAGCTGGGCGTTCCCGCCACCATCATTGTGCCCAGCACCACCCCTGCCGTCACCATCGAGCGGCTCGAGAATGAGGGTGCCATGGTCAAGGTGGCGGGTGAG ATGCTGGACGACACCTTCGAGCTGGCCAAGGCCCTGGCGAGGAACAACCCCAGCTGGGTCTACATCTCTCCCTTCGACGACCCCCTCATCTG GGAAGGCCACCGTTCCATCGTGAGAGAGCTGAAGGAGACCCTGAGCACAAAGCCGGGGGCCATCGCGCTGTCGGTGGGCGGCGGGGGCCTGCTGTGCGGAGTGGTCCAGGGGCTgcaggaggtgggctggggggATGTGCCCGTCATCGCCATGGAGACCCTCGGAGCCCACAGCTTCCACGCCGCCACCACTGCCGGCAAGCTCGTCTCCCTGCCCCAGATTACCAG TGTCGCCAAGGCCCTGGGTGTGAAGACTGTGGCGGCTGAGGCCCTGAAGCTGTTTCAGGAACACCCCGTTTTCTCTGAAGTTGTCTCGGACCAGGAGGCAGTGGCCGCCGTGGAGAAGTTCCTGG ATGACGAAAAGATCCTGGTGGAGGCCGCCTGCGGGGCAGCCCTGGCCGCCGTCTACAGCCACGTGGTGCAGAAGCTGCAGGGCGAGGGGAAGCTCCGTGCGCCGCTGTCCTCGCTCGTGGTCATCGTCTGTGGGGGCAGCAACATCAGCCTGGCCCAGCTGAGGGAGCAGCTGGGCATGAAGGACGGGCTGCCCCAGTGA
- the SDS gene encoding L-serine dehydratase/L-threonine deaminase isoform X1, with amino-acid sequence MGHLPSLSIWTISSHPSLAYSLYPAPRSIALPAMTSTESLHVQTPVRDSPSLSKVAGTRVYLKMDSAQPSGSFKIRGIGHLCRTWAERGCKHFICCSAGNAGMAAAYAARKLGVPATIIVPSTTPAVTIERLENEGAMVKVAGEMLDDTFELAKALARNNPSWVYISPFDDPLIWEGHRSIVRELKETLSTKPGAIALSVGGGGLLCGVVQGLQEVGWGDVPVIAMETLGAHSFHAATTAGKLVSLPQITSVAKALGVKTVAAEALKLFQEHPVFSEVVSDQEAVAAVEKFLGPDSPLAPCGTRAPPSPPPPRADDEKILVEAACGAALAAVYSHVVQKLQGEGKLRAPLSSLVVIVCGGSNISLAQLREQLGMKDGLPQ; translated from the exons ATGGGCCATCTGCCCAGTCTATCCATCTGGACCATCTCCAGTCATCCCTCCTTGGCTTACTCGCTCTACCCAGCGCCCCGCTCCATCGCTTTGCCAG caATGACGTCCACAGAGTCCCTGCACGTGCAGACCCCGGTCCGGGACAGCCCGTCCCTTTCCAAAGTGGCCGGCACCAGGGTCTACCTCAAGATGGACAGCGCCCAGCCGTCCGGCTCCTTCAAGATCCGGGGCATCGGGCACCTCTGCAGGACG TGGGCTGAGCGAGGCTGTAAACATTTCATCTGCTGCTCGG CGGGCAACGCAGGCATGGCAGCTGCCTACGCCGCCAGGAAGCTGGGCGTTCCCGCCACCATCATTGTGCCCAGCACCACCCCTGCCGTCACCATCGAGCGGCTCGAGAATGAGGGTGCCATGGTCAAGGTGGCGGGTGAG ATGCTGGACGACACCTTCGAGCTGGCCAAGGCCCTGGCGAGGAACAACCCCAGCTGGGTCTACATCTCTCCCTTCGACGACCCCCTCATCTG GGAAGGCCACCGTTCCATCGTGAGAGAGCTGAAGGAGACCCTGAGCACAAAGCCGGGGGCCATCGCGCTGTCGGTGGGCGGCGGGGGCCTGCTGTGCGGAGTGGTCCAGGGGCTgcaggaggtgggctggggggATGTGCCCGTCATCGCCATGGAGACCCTCGGAGCCCACAGCTTCCACGCCGCCACCACTGCCGGCAAGCTCGTCTCCCTGCCCCAGATTACCAG TGTCGCCAAGGCCCTGGGTGTGAAGACTGTGGCGGCTGAGGCCCTGAAGCTGTTTCAGGAACACCCCGTTTTCTCTGAAGTTGTCTCGGACCAGGAGGCAGTGGCCGCCGTGGAGAAGTTCCTGG GGCCCGACAGTCCCCTTGCACCCTGTGGAACTCGGGCCCCGCCCTCACCTCCCCCTCCTCGGGCAGATGACGAAAAGATCCTGGTGGAGGCCGCCTGCGGGGCAGCCCTGGCCGCCGTCTACAGCCACGTGGTGCAGAAGCTGCAGGGCGAGGGGAAGCTCCGTGCGCCGCTGTCCTCGCTCGTGGTCATCGTCTGTGGGGGCAGCAACATCAGCCTGGCCCAGCTGAGGGAGCAGCTGGGCATGAAGGACGGGCTGCCCCAGTGA
- the SDS gene encoding L-serine dehydratase/L-threonine deaminase isoform X3, protein MTSTESLHVQTPVRDSPSLSKVAGTRVYLKMDSAQPSGSFKIRGIGHLCRTWAERGCKHFICCSAGNAGMAAAYAARKLGVPATIIVPSTTPAVTIERLENEGAMVKVAGEMLDDTFELAKALARNNPSWVYISPFDDPLIWEGHRSIVRELKETLSTKPGAIALSVGGGGLLCGVVQGLQEVGWGDVPVIAMETLGAHSFHAATTAGKLVSLPQITSVAKALGVKTVAAEALKLFQEHPVFSEVVSDQEAVAAVEKFLDDEKILVEAACGAALAAVYSHVVQKLQGEGKLRAPLSSLVVIVCGGSNISLAQLREQLGMKDGLPQ, encoded by the exons ATGACGTCCACAGAGTCCCTGCACGTGCAGACCCCGGTCCGGGACAGCCCGTCCCTTTCCAAAGTGGCCGGCACCAGGGTCTACCTCAAGATGGACAGCGCCCAGCCGTCCGGCTCCTTCAAGATCCGGGGCATCGGGCACCTCTGCAGGACG TGGGCTGAGCGAGGCTGTAAACATTTCATCTGCTGCTCGG CGGGCAACGCAGGCATGGCAGCTGCCTACGCCGCCAGGAAGCTGGGCGTTCCCGCCACCATCATTGTGCCCAGCACCACCCCTGCCGTCACCATCGAGCGGCTCGAGAATGAGGGTGCCATGGTCAAGGTGGCGGGTGAG ATGCTGGACGACACCTTCGAGCTGGCCAAGGCCCTGGCGAGGAACAACCCCAGCTGGGTCTACATCTCTCCCTTCGACGACCCCCTCATCTG GGAAGGCCACCGTTCCATCGTGAGAGAGCTGAAGGAGACCCTGAGCACAAAGCCGGGGGCCATCGCGCTGTCGGTGGGCGGCGGGGGCCTGCTGTGCGGAGTGGTCCAGGGGCTgcaggaggtgggctggggggATGTGCCCGTCATCGCCATGGAGACCCTCGGAGCCCACAGCTTCCACGCCGCCACCACTGCCGGCAAGCTCGTCTCCCTGCCCCAGATTACCAG TGTCGCCAAGGCCCTGGGTGTGAAGACTGTGGCGGCTGAGGCCCTGAAGCTGTTTCAGGAACACCCCGTTTTCTCTGAAGTTGTCTCGGACCAGGAGGCAGTGGCCGCCGTGGAGAAGTTCCTGG ATGACGAAAAGATCCTGGTGGAGGCCGCCTGCGGGGCAGCCCTGGCCGCCGTCTACAGCCACGTGGTGCAGAAGCTGCAGGGCGAGGGGAAGCTCCGTGCGCCGCTGTCCTCGCTCGTGGTCATCGTCTGTGGGGGCAGCAACATCAGCCTGGCCCAGCTGAGGGAGCAGCTGGGCATGAAGGACGGGCTGCCCCAGTGA